A stretch of Branchiostoma lanceolatum isolate klBraLanc5 chromosome 14, klBraLanc5.hap2, whole genome shotgun sequence DNA encodes these proteins:
- the LOC136448343 gene encoding alpha-2,8-sialyltransferase 8B-like — protein sequence MDRMRRIKIKLLGVFVLVTTSAFLWTIGGNISRERFSTRNFNRTINYLPRISSRNPIHLATASTQFQLGGRFNRSSEQNIGIAPRKGDVQIAPRPTEFGVLTLEKVRRAALKHIDLRKHVALFSNYEEDIARCGASTDQNMPEHKNSIPECYGTPAITRNYSTCALVGNGGILLNSSCGESVDSHDFVIRLNLPPVKSFERDVGSRTDLVSINNKVVIDVASLLISSTGKTEVLKMLKQVQNSILLYAKGFEKHGKGQYNITTLEALKSVENFIESNGLQIRMAYGISDDVQAASKRVISRLRETVRHPTTGFLNYFLSLAFCGHVTVYGFWPFAMTSDQQPLPYHYHDNGEFPLVHEIIDEQVFLRDLNDTGCLTLVKDCL from the exons ATGGATCGTATGAGAAGaatcaaaataaaacttttGGGCGTGTTCGTTCTCGTCACCACTTCTGCCTTCCTATGGACGATAGGCGGAAACATATCACGAGAAAG ATTTTCTACAAGGAACTTCAACAGAACTATCAATTACTTACCAAGAATCTCAAGTCGTAATCCCATACACCTTGCAACAGCTTCGACGCAGTTTCAATTGGGTGGGCGTTTCAACAGAAGCAGTGAACAGAACATAGGAATAGCACCAAGAAAGGGTGATGTACAGATCGCACCCAGGCCAACGGAATTTGGCGTCTTGACGTTAGAAAAAGTGAG GAGAGCAGCCTTGAAACACATTGATTTACGAAAGCACGTTGCTCTCTTCTCTAATTACGAAGAGGATATTGCTAGATGCGGGGCAAGCACAGACCAAAATATGCCCGAACACAAAAATTCCATACCCGAATGCTACGGAACACCGGCTATCACACGCAACTACAGCACATGCGCATTGGTAGGGAACGGAGGGATATTACTGAACAGTAGCTGCGGTGAATCGGTCGACTCACACGACTTCGTGATCCGGTTAAACCTTCCGCCCGTCAAGTCATTTGAGAGGGACGTAGGAAGTAGAACTGATCTTGTCTCGATAAACAACAAAGTCGTAATAGATGTCGCGTCACTGCTCATTTCGTCCACTGGGAAGACGGAAGTTCTTAAAATGCTGAAGCAGGTACAAAACAGTATCTTACTTTACGCAAAAGGTTTCGAAAAACATGGAAAAGGCCAATACAATATTACAACACTGGAGGCCCTTAAGTCAGTGGAGAACTTCATCGAAAGCAATGGATTACAAATACGGATGGCTTATGGAATTTCCGATGACGTACAGGCAGCTTCGAAAAG AGTCATCTCCCGTTTGAGAGAAACTGTACGGCATCCCACCACTGGCTTTCTCAACTATTTCTTGTCCCTCGCCTtctgtggtcacgtgactgtGTACGGATTCTGGCCCTTCGCCATGACATCAGACCAACAGCCCCTTCCCTaccattaccatgacaacgggGAATTTCCACTTGTCCACGAGATTATTGACGAGCAGGTGTTCTTGAGGGATTTGAACGATACGGGCTGTTTGACACTTGTCAAAGATTGTTTGTGA